Proteins encoded by one window of Haliotis asinina isolate JCU_RB_2024 chromosome 6, JCU_Hal_asi_v2, whole genome shotgun sequence:
- the LOC137286368 gene encoding organic cation transporter protein-like, with the protein MKYDDILKELGEFGPYQKRLYVLLCIPMVSLGIQIMVTVFTMGVPDHRCAVPDLDNDTYLIQGEEHAHAVNASIPAADEGTQLYSSCHLYGVINNSRTGALQISNTTHSCNRWVYDYEAFGANIVTTFDWVCDKKLYKSHIQMMFMLGSLVGCIVVVPPADFIGRKKMFMLGILFHIVASISMAFAPSFAVFTSLMFFNGMSSTAIWMNGFVVGVELVGPSKRRWTGIIVELFWSAGYFIAVGAAYFIRDWQHLQLVLSVPTVLFLAYYWFIPESPRWLITKRKYEMAKGILQRAAKVNKVTLSSDLFSGKVLDSTKSEPIWKIFTSLTLLSRCVIVFINWLVCSLGYYGLGLNVASLGGSVYANGLIAGTTEVVSYIACILLLDRTGRKSLHCVSMILGGICCTATMFPVLYGAGGLTWLTITLALVGRAFVSASFAIVWLYTSELFPTVIRNSTMSVANVCGRLGGVISPYIANLALVIPGDFGRAVPLIIFGASMVGAGLLALLLPETLNKELPESLEDAVKMKSRKGSSGASHVDFVRSGKDDEMFHLRAVCDSESEDDPSA; encoded by the exons ATGAAGTACGATGACATACTGAAAGAGCTTGGTGAGTTTGGACCTTACCAAAAGAGGCTCTATGTCCTTCTCTGTATTCCGATGGTGTCTCTAGGAATACAGATAATGGTTACCGTCTTCACAATGGGCGTCCCGGATCACAG GTGTGCAGTTCCTGATTTAGATAATGACACCTATCTGATACAAGGAGAAGAACATGCGCATGCAGTCAACGCTTCTATTCCTGCAGCAGATgaggggacacaactctattCGTCATGTCACCTATATGGCGTCATCAACAACTCAAGGACGGGTGCCCTTCAGATCAGCAACACAACACATTCGTGTAATCGATGGGTTTATGATTACGAGGCGTTCGGCGCGAACATCGTGACAACG TTTGACTGGGTGTGTGACAAGAAGCTGTACAAGTCTCACATACAGATGATGTTTATGCTGGGATCCCTTGTGGGGTGTATTGTTGTCGTCCCTCCGGCAGACTT CATCGGGAGAAAGAAGATGTTTATGTTGGGCATCCTCTTCCACATTGTGGCTTCAATCTCCATGGCATTCGCCCCGAGTTTCGCCGTCTTCACATCCCTGATGTTCTTCAACGGCATGTCGAGCACGGCGATCTGGATGAACGGCTTTGTTGTGG GCGTGGAGCTAGTCGGCCCGTCCAAGCGTCGATGGACTGGTATCATTGTTGAATTGTTTTGGTCAGCGGGATACTTTATCGCCGTTGGGGCCGCCTACTTCATACGAGACTGGCAACACCTTCAACTGGTTCTGTCAGTGCCGACAGTTCTTTTCCTTGCCTACTACTG GTTTATTCCCGAATCTCCCCGATGGCTGATCACGAAGAGGAAATATGAAATGGCGAAAGGAATATTACAACGTGCTGCAAAGGTCAACAAAGTAACTTTGAGCTCTGACCTGTTCAGTGGAAAAGTGCTGGACAGTACAAAATCAGAACCAATATGGAAAATCTTCACAAGCCTCACCCTGCTATCCCGATGCGTCATTGTGTTCATCAACTG GCTTGTGTGTAGTCTTGGGTACTACGGTCTTGGTCTCAATGTGGCAAGTCTCGGCGGCAGCGTCTACGCCAACGGCCTCATCGCCGGTACAACAGAAGTTGTCTCCTACATCGCCTGCATTCTTCTCCTGGATCGCACCGGCAGGAAGTCCCTACATTGTGTGTCAATGATCCTTGGCGGAATTTGCTGTACAGCCACAATGTTTCCTGTCCTATATGGAGCTGGGG GTTTAACCTGGTTGACCATCACACTAGCACTTGTGGGTCGGGCCTTCGTATCTGCAAGCTTTGCAATCGTCTGGCTTTACACATCCGAACTGTTCCCAACTGTTATAAGGAACTCAACGATGAGTGTGGCGAATGTGTGTGGCAGATTGGGTGGAGTTATATCTCCCTATATCGCCAATCTG GCGCTTGTAATTCCAGGCGACTTTGGCCGAGCTGTTCCACTAATCATATTCGGGGCCTCGATGGTCGGAGCTGGTCTGTTGGCATTGCTGCTTCCAGAGACACTGAATAAGGAACTTCCAGAATCTCTCGAAGATGCCGTAAAGATGAAAAG CCGAAAAGGTTCGTCTGGAGCAAGTCATGTGGACTTCGTCCGTTCAGGAAAAGACGATGAGATGTTTCATCTGAGGGCGGTGTGTGACAGCGAGTCGGAGGACGATCCATCAGCCTAG
- the LOC137287415 gene encoding monocarboxylate transporter 12-like: MVVMSREDTEITENLKLQQNQKDETGEGGNDKEENDTGTDGFAGWIVVFSSFGIHALFHGLALSFGVIFEELLDYFSKGRGETALVGSLVFGVQSVAAPVVGILTDRYGCRAITICGAAIAAFGLTISTFAQSISVLYFTYGVLFGLAFALVSVPSKVIINQHMKQRRSLANCVSSSGSGVGSACLSASLHQLSNSYGWRGMTLITGSLLLNGIVFGGLFFPKKKRKVAQETTDTRNFSLRRSCCQNDFTKLFRNIRYCFFLMSNCLAMNALYTPYTHLPRRATDLKIKEAEINWLLPIIGIASVIGRLFFGWLGDFHWVNNRHLLASALMICGISSVVCPFLTTFPMLAGFAVVFGAFSGVFYGTRNVVLVDVVGVDKLSKAYGILLMSQGLSSILGPPLAGWIYDSTGDYSASFYTVGCMFIASSVILLMQQKAEMIWKQRKNQSICTLTASTPIDNAIC; the protein is encoded by the exons ATGGTTGTCATGTCACGAGAGGATACAGAAATCACAGAAAACTTAAAACTACAACAAAATCAGAAAGATGAAACTGGTGAAGGTGGAAACGACAAAGAAGAAAATGATACAGGAACCGACGGCTTTGCTGGTTGGATTGTGGTGTTTTCCTCATTTGGCATTCATGCTCTTTTCCATGGCTTAGCACTATCATTTGGAGTTATCTTCGAGGAACTTCTCGACTACTTCAGTAAAGGACGAGGGGAGACAGCACTGGTCGGATCACTTGTATTTGGAGTACAGAGTGTGGCAG CTCCAGTTGTTGGCATTTTAACGGACAGATACGGCTGCCGTGCTATCACCATATGTGGCGCAGCCATTGCAGCATTTGGTCTCACCATCAGTACATTTGCCCAGAGCATATCCGTGTTGTACTTTACATACGGTGTTCTCTTCG GACTAGCATTTGCTCTTGTGTCAGTGCCTTCTAAAGTAATTATCAACCAACATATGAAACAACGAAGATCCCTGGCCAACTGTGTCTCGTCCTCCGGTTCTGGTGTGGGCagtgcctgtctgtctgccagCTTACACCAACTTAGCAACAGTTACGGGTGGAGGGGCATGACACTGATCACTGGTAGCCTCCTCCTTAACGGGATTGTCTTTGGTGGACTCTTCTTCCCGAAGAAGAAAAGGAAAGTGGCACAAG AAACGACTGACACGCGAAACTTTAGCCTTCGGAGGAGCTGTTGCCAGAATGACTTCACGAAACTTTTCCGGAACATTCGGTATTGTTTTTTCTTGATGTCGAACTGCCTGGCAATGAATGCACTCTATACACCTTACACTCATTTACCCAGGAGGGCAACAGACCTGAAGATAAAAGAGGCTGAGATAAACTGGCTGTTGCCTATCATTGGTATTGCCAGTGTTATTGGAAGATTATTCTTTGGCTGGCTGGGAGACTTCCATTGGGTAAACAACCGACATTTGCTTGCAAGTGCACTTATGATATGCGGTATCAGTTCCGTTGTTTGTCCTTTCCTGACAACATTCCCGATGCTGGCCGGATTCGCTGTGGTGTTTGGAGCTTTCAGTG GTGTCTTCTATGGTACCAGAAACGTGGTTCTGGTAGACGTTGTTGGTGTCGACAAACTCAGCAAGGCATATGGCATCTTACTGATGTCTCAAGGTCTATCTTCTATCCTGGGACCACCATTGGCAG GCTGGATATATGACAGCACAGGAGATTACTCCGCGTCCTTCTACACTGTGGGCTGTATGTTCATCGCAAGCAGCGTGATTTTGCTAATGCAACAGAAGGCAGAAATGATATGGAAACAAAGGAAGAATCAGAGTATCTGCACATTAACCGCATCAACCCCAATAGACAATGCTATATGTTAG